One genomic segment of Polyodon spathula isolate WHYD16114869_AA unplaced genomic scaffold, ASM1765450v1 scaffolds_1305, whole genome shotgun sequence includes these proteins:
- the kirrel3a gene encoding kin of IRRE-like protein 3: SRTVDVYFGPRMAVEPQSLLVDLGSDARFNCAWTGNPSLTIVWMKRGSGVVLSNENFLILKTVRQEDAGKYVCRAVVPRVGAGEREVALTVNGPPIISSTQTQHALHGEKGQIKCFIRSTPPPDRIAWSWKENVLESGTSGRYTVETVSTEEGVISTLTISNIVRADFQTIYNCTAWNSFGSDTEIIRLKEQESLPMAVIIGVAVGAFVAFIVLMATIGAFCCTRSQRNLKGVVSAKNDIRVEIVHKDHNAARETEEHAAIKQLMIERGEFQQESVLKQLEVLQEEEKDYQHIKDPTNGYYSVNTFKEHHSTPTISLAANQTTELRSSTTAATTGKQRVPTGMSFTNIYTTLGTGPNRLYDYSQRFVLGMGSSSIELCEREFQRGSLSDSSSFLDTQCDSSVSSCSKQEGYVQFDKASKASASSSSHYSQSSSQNSDLTRPLQKRMQTHV, encoded by the exons TTGGACCTCGCATGGCCGTGGAGCCCCAGTCTCTTCTGGTTGACCTGGGATCAGACGCCAGGTTCAACTGCGCCTGGACTGGCAATCCATCTCTCACCATAGTGTGGATGAAGCGTGGGTCTGGAGTG GTGCTTAGCAATGAGAACTTCCTGATACTGAAGACGGTGAGACAGGAGGATGCCGGGAAGTACGTGTGCCGTGCAGTGGTACCCCGAGTTGGGGCGGGCGAGAGAGAAGTAGCCCTCACAGTCAACG GTCCCCCAATCATCTCCAGCACCCAGACCCAGCATGCACTACACGGGGAAAAAGGACAAATAAAGTGCTTCATCCGGAGCACGCCACCTCCTGACCGGATT GCCTGGTCATGGAAAGAGAACGTTCTGGAATCGGGAACCTCCGGCCGCTACACTGTGGAGACGGTCAGCACAGAGGAGGGGGTCATCTCCACACTGACCATCAGCAACATCGTCCGGGCCGACTTCCAGACCATCTACAACTGCACAGCCTGGAACAGCTTCGGCTCCGACACAGAAATCATCCGGCTCAAGGAACAAG AGTCGCTCCCTATGGCGGTCATAATCGGCGTGGCGGTCGGGGCATTCGTTGCCTTCATCGTTCTCATGGCAACCATCGGAGCTTTCTGCTGCACCCGTTCGCAGAGAA ATCTGAAAGGTGTTGTCTCTGCAAAGAATGATATTCGCGTGGAAATTGTACACAAGGATCACAATGCGGCCAGAGAGACAGAGGAACACGCTGCCATCAAACAGCTCATG ATTGAGAGAGGGGAGTTCCAGCAGGAGTCAGTCCTCAAGCAGCTGGAGGTCCTGCAGGAAGAGGAGAAGGATTACCAGCACATCAAG GATCCGACCAACGGCTACTACAGCGTGAACACATTTAAAGAGCACCACTCCACTCCTACCATCTCCCTGGCAGCCAACCAAACGACGGAACTGCGGAGTTCTACGACAGCCGCCACGACGGGCAAGCAGAGGGTGCCCACGGGCATGTCCTTCACCAACATCTACACCACGCTGGGCACCGGCCCCAACCGCCTCTACGACTACAGCCAGCGCTTTGTGCTGGGTATGGGCAGCAGCTCCATCGAGCTGTGCGAGCGGGAGTTCCAGCGGGGCTCGCTCAGCGATTCCAGCTCCTTCCTCGACACGCAATGCGACAGCAGCGTCAGCAGCTGCAGCAAGCAGGAAGGCTACGTGCAGTTCGACAAGGCCAGCAAGGCctcagcctcctcctcctcccactaCTCCCAGTCCTCCTCGCAGAACTCTGACCTCACGCGGCCCCTGCAGAAACGCATGCAGACGCACGTGTAG